DNA sequence from the bacterium genome:
ATGCGGGTTTCGGGCAAGCACAACGACCTGGAGAACGTCGGCCGGACTCACCGCCACCACACCTTCTTCGAGATGCTGGGCAATTTCAGCTTCGGCGATTACTTCAAGCGCGACGCCATCGCCTTCGCCTGGGAATACCTGACCAAGGTCTTGAAGCTCGACAAGAAGCGGCTCTGGGTGACGGTGTTCCGCGAGGACGACGAAGCCGAAGCTCTCTGGAAGGAGTTGAGCGAGGTGCCGGCCGACCGGATCCTCCGCCTCGACGAGGCCGACAATTTCTGGAGCATGGGCGAGACCGGCCCCTGCGGGCCCTGCACCGAGATCCATTACGACTTCGACGGCGCCGAAGGCAAGAGCCGGGAGGATTTCCTCCAGGGCAGCGAGAGCGGCCGGATCATGGAGATCTGGAACCTGGTCTTCATGCAGTTCGACCGGGACTTCGATGGCACTCTGAAGCCTCTGCCCAAGCCCAGCGTCGACACCGGGATGGGCTTGGAGCGCCTGGCCTGCGTTGTGCAGGGCGTCTATAGCAATTACGACAGCGACCTTTTCACCCCGCTCTTGACCAAGATTTCAGAGCTGTCCGGGAAGAAATACCGGCAAAGTGAGACGACCGACATCTCGATGCGGGTCGTGACCGACCACATCCGGGCGACTTGCTTCCTCATCGGCGACGGCGTCCTGCCTTCCAACGAGGGTCGGGGCTATGTCCTTCGCCGGATCATGCGCCGGGCGATCCGCCACGGCCGGATGCTCGGCCTGCACGAGCCATTCTTCTATAAGATCTTGCCGGTCCTGGCGAAGGAGATGGGCGACATCTATCCGGAGCTGGTCGCCAATCAAAAGTTCATCGAAGAAGTGATCCGGGCCGAGGAGCAGCGCTTCCTCGAAACCCTGGAAAAGGGAATGGAGATCATCGAAGTCGAGATAGCCGCCGCGAAGAAGGCCGGCAAGCCGAGCCTTTCCGGAGCGGTGGCTTTCAAACTCTATGACACCTTCGGCTTTCCGCTCGACCTGACCGAAACCATTGCCACCGAGGCCGGTTTGACCGTCGACAGCCCCGCTTTCGAGCTCCACATGGAGGGCCAGCGCGAGAAAGCTCGAGCCGCCTGGAAGGGGTCAGGCGACGCCAAGGTCGTAGAAGTCCATCAGGCCTTGGCTGCCGAAGGGCTGCAATCCCAATTTTTAGGCTATCAAAGCTTGGAATGCATGTCCCAGATCACGGCCATCGTGAAAGACGGCAAACGTGTCGAGTCGGTGAAGCAGGGCGATGAGGCCGAAATCTACACCGAATTCTCGCCCTTTTACGCCGAATCCGGCGGCCAAGTCGGCGATCAGGGAAAAATCTTCGCGCCCCAGGCCTTGGCGGAAGTGAAGGACACCCAAAGACCGGCCGGCGAGATGATCGCGCATTTGGTGCGGGTGCGGGAGGGGAAGCTCCAAGTCGGCCAAGAAATCCATCTTAAGGTCGATCCCTCGACCCGCGGCGCCACCAAGCTCAATCACACGGCGACTCATCTTCTGCATGCGGCCCTTCGCCAAATCCTGGGCGAGCACGTCAAACAGGCCGGATCGCTGGTCACGCCGGAGCGGCTTCGCTTCGACTTCAGCCATTTCCAGCCCATGAGCCGGGAGGAGCTTCTCAAGGTCGAGGACCTGGTCAACGAGAAGATCCGCGAGGACATCGAGGTCCAAAAGCGCGAGATGAGCTACGACGAGGCGATGGGCCAGGGCGCGATGGCTCTCTTCGGCGAGAAGTACGGCGACAAGGTCCGGGTGCTCAAGGTCGAGAACTTCTCGACCGAGCTCTGCGGCGGCACCCACGTCGACCGCACCGGCGAGATTGGGGTCTTCAAGATCGTCCGCGAATCCTCGGTCGCCGCCGGCGTCCGCCGGATCGAGGCGATCACCGGCGCCGCGGTCCTCGATAATTTCCGGGAGATGGAGAGCACCCTGCTTCAGCTCGGCAAGCTGGCCAAGGCCGACCGCTACCAAGACACGGTCGAGAAGTGGACCCAGCAGAGCGAGCAATTGAAGAAACTCGAAAAGGAAGTCTCCCAGCTCAAGGCCAAGCTGGCCTCGGGCGGCGGTGGCGGCGGCGACATCCTGGCCCAGGCCAAGGACATCGGCGGCGTCAAGGTCCTGGCCCTGCGCCGCGACATCGACGATCTCAAATCGCTGCGCGACTTCTCCGATCAAGTGAAGGACAAGCTCGGCTCCGGCGTCTCGGTCATCGGCTCGGCGGCCGAGGGCAAGGCGACCTTGATCGTCCGGGTCTCCAAGGACCTCACCCCGCGCTTCGACGCCGG
Encoded proteins:
- the alaS gene encoding alanine--tRNA ligase gives rise to the protein MKSSEIRESFLKFFEGQAHRRIKSASLVPDRDPTLFFTNAGMVPFKNVFLGQENIGTQRATSSQKCMRVSGKHNDLENVGRTHRHHTFFEMLGNFSFGDYFKRDAIAFAWEYLTKVLKLDKKRLWVTVFREDDEAEALWKELSEVPADRILRLDEADNFWSMGETGPCGPCTEIHYDFDGAEGKSREDFLQGSESGRIMEIWNLVFMQFDRDFDGTLKPLPKPSVDTGMGLERLACVVQGVYSNYDSDLFTPLLTKISELSGKKYRQSETTDISMRVVTDHIRATCFLIGDGVLPSNEGRGYVLRRIMRRAIRHGRMLGLHEPFFYKILPVLAKEMGDIYPELVANQKFIEEVIRAEEQRFLETLEKGMEIIEVEIAAAKKAGKPSLSGAVAFKLYDTFGFPLDLTETIATEAGLTVDSPAFELHMEGQREKARAAWKGSGDAKVVEVHQALAAEGLQSQFLGYQSLECMSQITAIVKDGKRVESVKQGDEAEIYTEFSPFYAESGGQVGDQGKIFAPQALAEVKDTQRPAGEMIAHLVRVREGKLQVGQEIHLKVDPSTRGATKLNHTATHLLHAALRQILGEHVKQAGSLVTPERLRFDFSHFQPMSREELLKVEDLVNEKIREDIEVQKREMSYDEAMGQGAMALFGEKYGDKVRVLKVENFSTELCGGTHVDRTGEIGVFKIVRESSVAAGVRRIEAITGAAVLDNFREMESTLLQLGKLAKADRYQDTVEKWTQQSEQLKKLEKEVSQLKAKLASGGGGGGDILAQAKDIGGVKVLALRRDIDDLKSLRDFSDQVKDKLGSGVSVIGSAAEGKATLIVRVSKDLTPRFDAGKLAKELAALVGGSGGGKAEMAQAGGPKIDGLDGALQKVYELVG